A part of Ziziphus jujuba cultivar Dongzao chromosome 8, ASM3175591v1 genomic DNA contains:
- the LOC107413934 gene encoding transcription initiation factor TFIID subunit 5, whose amino-acid sequence MDDESILKFVTEYLKKKGFKQTENAFQEELQNTKTTTTNNNSASPISSTSQFDSDIAKHILSLAESENAPTRYQDGYSKLRSWTYSSLDSYRHELLRVLYPVFIHCFMDLVANGHVQEARTFFNSFREDHEMMHLRDLQKLEGVLSPSHLEEMEFAHTLRKSKISIKMCQYSYDLLLQFLQKPQSTTILGIINEHINFQVSPGPPSSICDDADVVTVIGGSQDAANQINQKEVHWGLLEDSLEERLEKAGSLLSDSEKAEGETKELEWDENKKRSADGGKQGASIKKLKKDKAVNVTGKTARPEANSIPTAPRVKPELALPVIPAEVEQSILEDLRNRVQLSSVALPSVSFYTFINTHNGLNCSSISHDGSLVAGGFSDSSLKVWDMAKLGQQAVGSTLQGESDATPNEHTLGSNGGKRPYTLFQGHSGPVYSATFSPLGDFILSSSSDSTVRLWSSKLNANLVCYKGHNYPVWDVQFSPVGHYFASASHDRTARIWSMDRVQPLRIMAGHLSDVDCVQWHANCNYIATGSSDKTVRLWDVQTGECVRIFIGHRSMILSLAMSPDGRYMASGDEDGAIMMWDLSSGRCVTPLIAHTSCVWTLAFSCEGSLLASGSADCTVKLWDVTTSTKVSRTEENKSGNTSRLRSLKTLPTKSTPVYSLRFSRRNLLFAAGALSKTV is encoded by the exons ATGGACGACGAAAGTATACTGAAATTCGTGACGGAGTACCTGAAGAAGAAAGGGTTTAAGCAAACGGAGAACGCTTTTCAAGAAGAACTTCAAAATACCaagaccaccaccaccaacaacAATTCTGCGTCTCCAATCTCTTCCACTTCCCAATTCGATTCCGATATTGCCAAGCACATCCTCTCACTCGCCGA ATCAGAGAATGCTCCAACACGGTATCAGGATGGGTATAGCAAGTTGAGGTCATGGACTTATAGTTCTCTAGATTCATACAGG CATGAATTGCTTCGTGTGCTTTATCCAGTTTTTATACATTGTTTTATGGATCTGGTTGCAAATGGTCACGTTCAAGAAG CACGCACTTTCTTCAATAGCTTTCGTGAAGACCATGAAATGATGCACTTACGAGACCTTCAAAAGTTGGAAGGTGTTCTTTCTCCATCACATCTGGAG GAGATGGAATTTGCTCATACTCTTAGGAAGAGCAAAATCAGCATAAAGATGTGTCAG TATTCCTATGACCTTCTGCTGCAATTTCTACAAAAACCACAGTCCACAACTATACTTGGGATTATCAATGAACATATCAACTTCCAGG TTTCTCCTGGACCGCCAAGCTCAATATGTGATGATGCTGATGTTGTCACTGTGATTGGAGGCAGCCAGGATGCAGCCAATCAAATAAATCAGAAGGAAGTACATTGGGGG TTGCTTGAAGATTCCTTGGAAGAACGCTTAGAAAAGGCTGGGAGTTTGCTTTCAGATTCTGAAAAGGCAGAAGGAGAAACCAAAGAATTGGAATGGGATGAGAATAAG AAAAGATCTGCGGATGGAGGAAAACAAGGGGCttcaattaaaaagttaaaaaaggaCAAGGCTGTTAATGTAACAGGAAAAACTGCACGTCCTGAGGCTAACTCTATACCTACGGCACCACGAGTGAAACCAGAGCTTGCTTTGCCAGTAAT CCCAGCTGAGGTTGAACAGTCTATTCTTGAAGACTTAAGAAATCGCGTACAGTTGAGTAGTGTTGCATTGCCATCTGTCAGCTTTTACACATTTATCAATACACATAACGG TTTAAACTGTTCATCTATATCCCATGACGGATCTTTGGTTGCTGGTGGATTTTCAGACTCATCACTGAAG GTTTGGGATATGGCAAAGCTTGGGCAACAGGCTGTTGGTT CCACTTTGCAGGGTGAAAGTGATGCAACTCCAAATGAACATACACTTGGGTCAAATGGAGGAAAAAGACCTTACACGTTATTTCAGGGTCATTCAGGACCAGTTTATTCTGCAACATTTAGTCCTCTAGGGGATTTTATACTTTCCTCCTCTTCAGACTCAACAG TTCGGTTATGGAGCTCAAAATTAAATGCCAACCTTGTTTGCTATAAGGGTCATAATTATCCTGTATGGGATGTTCAG TTTAGTCCTGTGGGACATTACTTTGCCAGTGCATCACATGATCGGACTGCAAGAATTTGGTCTATGGACAGAGTACAGCCTTTACGAATAATGGCAGGGCATTTATCTGATGTTGAT TGTGTACAATGGCATGCCAACTGCAACTACATTGCTACCGGTTCTAGTGACAAAACAGTTCGATTGTGGGATGTACAAACTGGGGAATGTGTCCGTATATTCATTGGTCACAGGAGTATGATTTTGTCTTTGGCAATGTCACCTGATGGTCGATATATGGCTTCTGGTGATGAAGATGGTGCAATCATGATGTGGGACCTGTCGAGTGGCCGATGTGTTACGCCTTTGATTGCTCACACCTCATGTGTTTGGACACTTGCTTTCAG TTGTGAAGGCTCACTTCTTGCGTCTGGTTCTGCTGATTGCACTGTAAAACTATGGGATGTAACTACAAGTACTAAGGTTTCTAGAACCGAAGAAAA CAAAAGTGGAAATACAAGTAGGCTGAGATCATTGAAAACTCTGCCAACAAAGTCTACCCCTGTCTACAGTCTGCGA TTTTCTAGAAGGAATCTTCTATTCGCAGCTGGGGCTCTCTCAAAAACTGTATAA